Within Dysosmobacter sp. Marseille-Q4140, the genomic segment CTCCAATCTTTCGCAAGTAAAAGGTGTCCTTCAGAATCCTCTTGATTCTGCAGGACATCTTTTAGCATTTTACCGGCCTTTAAAATGTAAACGTAGACCTGTTTGTAGATGCTCTTGTGGTTCTGCTGAGGCTTGCTTCATCACCTCTTTTATTATATTGTCTCCCCTACTTTCTCCTCGAAAAGCAACGTAGCCCCGATTTTTGAAAACGCCGCCTTCAGCGTTGATCTGCTTTTGTCCGTATGCCTCATAGTCGATAAAATGCACCAGATCTTCGTCCAAGTCGAAGTGTCCGGACTCCCGGATCATGAACTCGCCATATTCTCTCGGAGAATGGATGCCGGGGACAAAATTGAACAGATCCAGGTTTTGGGCCAGAGTGGTCATCTCCGTTGCCGACCTCGGATTTGCCATCTGAACAACCGCTTCAAGCTTTGCCCCCTGGTCAACATCCAGCAGTACAATGGCGCTTGCCAGCTTATTCAGATTGTTCAGAGACTCGTGCTCCACATCCAGGCGGGAATCAATTTCGTTGGGCGCAGTACTTTGGGAGAGGCGAATATGGATATCGTCCTCACTCTCATAGCCGCCTCTTCTAAGCGTCCTCTCCAGACGCTCCCTGCAGGTGGGAAGGAAAAGCCATGTAGTTGGGGGATTCATGTCGGGGTCCGATTTATGGGTCAGGCCCAGCAGAAAGACACTGTCCCCATCTTGATACAGGGGGAAATTCCGCCCATCATAGACAGGGCGGAGCTGCATCCCGTTGTCGTAAATCACGCCATACGGTGTGATGGTTCCGTCACCGTCGCCGATCAGCAGCAGTGCAGTTTCATATCCGTCCACGTTCTCCAGCTCTTCGCTGGAGGCGGAGCCGCCGTTCACATCCAGGAAATGGCGGCGGCCGACCTTCTCCAGATCAGAGAAGTCAGTGATCACCGTTGTCTCCTCGCAGCAGAACGTCAGGTCGATCAGATGCCTCATATCGAACAGTCCGTATTTGACGGCGGCCGCCTGGAATTTTGCCTTTTCCTGCGCGTCAAAGCTGTCCAGCCTTTTGGCGAGGTAGTCCATCTCATCGAGGTTAATCGCCACTTTCTCCAGCCGCTTGAGGATCGGCCAGTCTCCGCAGACCTCATCCACCCGGCAGTCCCGCTCCACCGGATCTCCCAGGCCCATGCTCTGGAGCATATTAACCACATTGGGATAGTCCTCTTCCCTGATTGGGAAGGAAATGGTGGCCTGTCCGTATTCCGGTGCGCTTGCGTTGCTGACTACGGTTTGTATCATGCTTTTCCTCCTGAACTTTCAAATATGATTTCCCATCCTTTCCCCTCTTGAATAGAACACTTGTTCTATTCTACAATAGTGGCAGAACAGCAGAGAAGGAAAAGGAGGGGATGATCCGTGGCTGATAAGGTATATCTTGCAATTGACTTGAAGTCTTTCTATGCCTCCGTTGAGTGCGTGGAACGGGGCCTCGATCCCCTCACCACCAACCTCGTTGTGGCAGATCTTTCCCGCACGGAAAAGACCATCTGCCTCGCTGTGACTCCGGCTCTTAAAGCCTACGGCATTTCCGGCCGGGCGCGGCTTTTCGAGGTCGTGGAGAGGGTAAAGCAGGTGAACGCGGAGCGGCTGCGGAAAGCACCCGGCCGCACATTTGCTGGCTCATCCACCAATGATCCGGAATTAAAGGCTCACCCGGAGCTGGCGCTGGACTACCTGATTGCTCCGCCGCGCATGAAGCTCTATATGGACTACAGCGCCCGCGTCTTTGAGGTCTATCTCAAATATATCGCGCCGGAGGATATCCATCCTTACTCCATCGACGAAGTGTTTATGGACATCACTAACTATCTGGGCACTTATGGCCTTACACCAAGGGAACTGGCTCGGAAGATGATCCTGGATGTGCTTCACACGGTGGGGATCACCGCAACTGCCGGTATCGGACCAAATCTCTATCTTTGTAAAGTGGCCATGGACATCATGGCAAAGCACATCAAGCCGGATCAAAACGGCGTCCGCGTTGCACAGCTCAATGAGTTCACCTACCGCCGGCTGCTCTGGGATCACCGCCCGCTTACCGACTTCTGGCGGGTGGGGCACGGATATGCCAAGAAACTTGAGGCCCATGGCCTGTATACCATGGGAGATATTGCCCGCTGTTCGGTCGGGAAACCAACGGATTACTACAACGAGAAAATGCTGTACCAGCTCTTTGGAGTCAATGCAGAACTGCTGATCGACCATGCCTGGGGCTGGGAGCCCTGCACCATTGCAGACATCAAGGCTTACAAACCGGAGTTCAACAGCATCGGCTCCGGCCAGGTACTGCAGGAGCCGTATTCCTTTTCCAAGGCCAGGCTGGTCGTATCTGAAATGGCGGACCAGCTTGCTCTGGACCTGGTGGATAAGGGGCTGGTGACCAAGCAGCTGACATTGACCGTGGGATATGACCGGGAAAATCTGCAGGACCCAGAACGTCGGAGGCGGTATCATGGGGCTGTCACCAGAGATCCTTATGGCCGGGAGATCCCCAAACATGCCCACGGAACCGCCGATCTGGAAATTGAGACCTCCTCTGCTAAAGCTCTCATCCGCGCGGCTTCCGGCCTTTTTGATCGGGTCGTGGACCAGGGTTTGCTGATCAGGCGTCTCAACCTCACCGCAGTCCGGGTTCGGTCCGCTGGCAGCGTGGAGGATGACTGCAGCTGTGAGCAGCTGGATTTGTTTTCGAACTTCGGACCTTCGGCAGAGACACACATGCACCGGGAAGCCGCTCTAACTCGTGAGAAAAAGATTCAAGCTGCTATGCTGGACATCAAGAAAAAGTACGGAAAGAACGCGATCCTCAAAGGAATGAACCTGGAGGATGGCGCCACCGCCATAGAACGGAACCGCCAGGTGGGAGGGCACCATGAGTAGCGAATACGATGACCTTTTGAACTTGTCACACCATACTTCCACTGTTCAGCCGGCAATGCCCATACAAAACCGGGCAGCGCAATTCGCTCCCTTTGCAGCCCTGGTTGGCTACGATGCCCTCATTCAGGAGACAACTCGTCTGACTGACCAGAAGGCCGAATTGGACGAATCCGTCAAAGCAGAACTCAATGAAAAACTCCGGCTTCTTCTGGAGCTCATGCCCCAGCAACCGGAGGTGACGATTACATATTTTCTTCCGGATAGCCGAAAGGCTGGTGGCACATACAGAACCACAAGCGGTATTGTTCGAAAGTTTCTCCTCAGTGAAAACTTTCTGGTCATGATGGATGGATCGCAAATTCCGATTGAAGCAATCGCCGCCCTCGACGGAGCTTGCTTCTCTTTCCTTGAAAAGGGAATGGACTTTGACCTATAGGCATTGCCTCCGTTTACGTTTTCTGCAAATTGGATCTTTCCAGAATCGTCCGAAGACAACGGCCATCTTCTCCCCAGCACAGGAAACCATGGGCAGGATAGGGGCAGCCCTCGCATCGAGTAAACTTCCGGCAAATCGGCTTTTGCTCCTTGATTTCTCGTTGCCTGGGTCTTCTAGGGTGTCTAGGTTTAAAGGTGACATGATATCTACAGATTGAATTCTTTTGCGGCAGACTCTTGGAGACGGAGATTGCGGCGCCCTTTTTCCCATGACTGCTACATTTTTTCATTTGTCTTGCTCCTCCTTTTTGATACATGCTTTACGCATCTACGTTTCTGCCAGGCAACACCTCCCTTTTGGACTTCCTGTTCCTCTTGAAATGAAAAAGGGCGCCGGACAGGTGATTCTCTGAAACCACCAATCCGGCGCCATAATATTTGTATATGATTTTTGAAAAAAATAGCGCCCTTTTTGCTCTCAAAAAGGGCGCTGGCTTGAGAATTAGCCTTTCTTCCATCAAAAACGCTGTTCAAGTCCCCCCAGTACCTTGAAAACGCGTCAAGCGATCTATTGGGAAAAAAGCTATTTTTTGAAAGAAAAAAAGCCGCAACACTCTGATACCCTAAGCCTACAGGCCAGGAGATCTAGATTGTTGCGGCTTGATGGCGCAGAAGGAGGGATTTGAACCCTCGCGCCGGTTTTATCCAGCCTACTCCCTTAGCAGGGGAGCCCCTTCGGCCTCTTGGGTACTTCTGCAGATCCATATAAAGTTTGGCGGAGAGAGTGGGATTCGAACCCACGGAGACTTTCGCCTCGCCGGTTTTCAAGACCGGTTCCTTCAACCGCTCGGACATCTCTCCATAGTGATTTCAGCCCTCTGTCCGAACACTTTTAGTATGATACCAAACCCCCCGCTATTTGTCAACCAAAAATTTCTGGATTCGGCTCTCCTAAAATTTTTTATTTTTTCAAAAAAAAGCTTGCATTTTCTTTTTTGCTATGCTAGTATATGTAAGCTGACTTCAACAAGTACAGCACAAGAGAATATCCGGGTGTAGCGCAGTTGGTAGCGCACTTGACTGGGGGTCAAGGGGTCGTGAGTTCAAGTCTCGCCACTCGGACCATCGGAGTATCCTTCGGGATACTCCGATTTTTTGTTGCCAATTTGTAAATTTTCTTATGTTGTGGCACAGAAATGTGCGACTTTCGTTGTTTGGGGGCCTGTATGCAGAAGGACTTGTTCCTTACTACATACAGGAGGGTCCATATGACCGAAGAAAACTACAACTACCGAACCAGTCAAACACTGCTTCGCAACCAGTTTCCCGGCAAAGGAAAGTTAAAAATCCCCATCATTCCCAAGTTCCAAGAAAGTCCCGGAGACTTTGATGATCTTTTGTTGATCGGTTTTGACAAAACCCATCTGGAGGACCAGAATCACCTCGACCGCATGGTACACTTCTTCCTATATGACTATCGCTTTGAGCGGGTCTGGAAGAATCCAGACAACGACATTGAAAAACTCTCCCGCTACCGTGCGGTGCTGTCGCCGGATTTCAGCCTGTACCTGGAGATGGCACCTGTTATGCAGCTCTACAATGTATTTCGTAATCGCTGGTGCGGCGCTTACTGGGCATCCAAAGGGCTCCGGGTCATTCCGACCGTCAACTGGGGAGATGAATCCACGTTTGATTTCTGCTTTGAAGGGATTGAAAAAGGAAGTGTTGTTGCTGTCTCCACTTATATGGCCTCAGAGCATGACAACCGCTGTGACCAGAAAGAATGGTTCATGGCAGGATACAACGAGATGCTGCGGCGCATTGAGCCGGAAAAAATTATTTGCTACAATACACCGTTTCCCGAAATGCAAGGTAATATCATTGATGTGGATTATGAACGTAGTTCCTGGCGGTATATGAACTATGAACGAAGTTTCCATCGTGAAGATTTAGATGCCTTTAAAATTGG encodes:
- a CDS encoding antirestriction protein ArdA; its protein translation is MIQTVVSNASAPEYGQATISFPIREEDYPNVVNMLQSMGLGDPVERDCRVDEVCGDWPILKRLEKVAINLDEMDYLAKRLDSFDAQEKAKFQAAAVKYGLFDMRHLIDLTFCCEETTVITDFSDLEKVGRRHFLDVNGGSASSEELENVDGYETALLLIGDGDGTITPYGVIYDNGMQLRPVYDGRNFPLYQDGDSVFLLGLTHKSDPDMNPPTTWLFLPTCRERLERTLRRGGYESEDDIHIRLSQSTAPNEIDSRLDVEHESLNNLNKLASAIVLLDVDQGAKLEAVVQMANPRSATEMTTLAQNLDLFNFVPGIHSPREYGEFMIRESGHFDLDEDLVHFIDYEAYGQKQINAEGGVFKNRGYVAFRGESRGDNIIKEVMKQASAEPQEHLQTGLRLHFKGR
- a CDS encoding DNA methylase, whose amino-acid sequence is MADKVYLAIDLKSFYASVECVERGLDPLTTNLVVADLSRTEKTICLAVTPALKAYGISGRARLFEVVERVKQVNAERLRKAPGRTFAGSSTNDPELKAHPELALDYLIAPPRMKLYMDYSARVFEVYLKYIAPEDIHPYSIDEVFMDITNYLGTYGLTPRELARKMILDVLHTVGITATAGIGPNLYLCKVAMDIMAKHIKPDQNGVRVAQLNEFTYRRLLWDHRPLTDFWRVGHGYAKKLEAHGLYTMGDIARCSVGKPTDYYNEKMLYQLFGVNAELLIDHAWGWEPCTIADIKAYKPEFNSIGSGQVLQEPYSFSKARLVVSEMADQLALDLVDKGLVTKQLTLTVGYDRENLQDPERRRRYHGAVTRDPYGREIPKHAHGTADLEIETSSAKALIRAASGLFDRVVDQGLLIRRLNLTAVRVRSAGSVEDDCSCEQLDLFSNFGPSAETHMHREAALTREKKIQAAMLDIKKKYGKNAILKGMNLEDGATAIERNRQVGGHHE
- a CDS encoding DUF4417 domain-containing protein, with the translated sequence MTEENYNYRTSQTLLRNQFPGKGKLKIPIIPKFQESPGDFDDLLLIGFDKTHLEDQNHLDRMVHFFLYDYRFERVWKNPDNDIEKLSRYRAVLSPDFSLYLEMAPVMQLYNVFRNRWCGAYWASKGLRVIPTVNWGDESTFDFCFEGIEKGSVVAVSTYMASEHDNRCDQKEWFMAGYNEMLRRIEPEKIICYNTPFPEMQGNIIDVDYERSSWRYMNYERSFHREDLDAFKIGSSSSGNRDTIEPYLTGKGGGSAYGGGWKPSPNKPDDQRFLGEPGEIKTTYKNGYRVDTKIGSDGRAALERHYTDHKQPWAHTNPHDHLINWDNPAGFPDPQPPINYPGGAPEFKSFERRFYMKNTIVPSNSLEQNRFTTISDFQTCMRWHGEVEFLWNGVHYSITHRNGRIYISHSGIQETERSFATSGDILAYDVGSCQLRDIITKVTVVFRSV